One genomic window of Undibacterium cyanobacteriorum includes the following:
- the fabG gene encoding 3-oxoacyl-ACP reductase FabG yields MKSPDKKPWVMITGGTRGIGKGLVEAFCAAQYEVVFTYQSSTASAEALEKSLQEKGYIAKAYCCDGADQAAMQALAKALIDERGAPYALVNNMGITRDTVLMRMSGEQWSEVINTNLNSVFYATRSFIDSMLSEGDGVVLQMSSVSGFKGNIGQSNYAASKAAMIGMTRALALELGRFNIRVNAIAPGYIATEMVSEIPEKKLKTIVDTIPLRRMGTVEEVASLATFLACPKNAYITGQTFVIDGGLTA; encoded by the coding sequence ATGAAATCTCCTGATAAAAAACCTTGGGTCATGATCACAGGTGGAACGCGTGGCATAGGCAAAGGTTTGGTCGAGGCTTTTTGCGCAGCACAGTATGAAGTTGTGTTCACCTATCAGAGTTCGACCGCCAGTGCTGAAGCGCTTGAAAAATCTTTGCAGGAAAAAGGGTATATTGCGAAAGCTTACTGCTGCGACGGTGCTGATCAAGCCGCAATGCAAGCCTTGGCAAAGGCCCTGATTGATGAACGTGGTGCCCCGTATGCCCTCGTCAATAATATGGGAATTACCCGTGACACTGTCTTGATGCGCATGAGTGGAGAACAGTGGAGTGAGGTCATCAACACGAATTTGAATTCAGTCTTTTACGCGACCCGTTCGTTTATCGACTCGATGCTCAGCGAAGGCGATGGCGTCGTTTTGCAAATGTCTTCGGTTTCAGGTTTTAAGGGCAATATTGGACAGAGTAATTATGCCGCGAGTAAGGCGGCAATGATTGGTATGACACGCGCTCTCGCACTCGAACTCGGACGTTTCAATATTCGCGTAAATGCGATCGCACCAGGTTATATCGCAACCGAAATGGTGTCTGAAATTCCAGAAAAGAAATTGAAAACGATTGTCGATACGATTCCCTTGCGACGTATGGGAACGGTTGAGGAGGTTGCTTCCTTAGCGACCTTCTTGGCATGCCCGAAAAATGCTTACATCACGGGCCAGACTTTTGTGATTGATGGTGGCCTGACAGCTTAG